One genomic segment of Humidesulfovibrio mexicanus includes these proteins:
- a CDS encoding biotin attachment protein, protein MLNVKEMLEELKASPYEEIEIRAPHTGVVTFVGLKAGDRVVGPTGKWAEKPGTLLANLTREKNKKNICATQKGAVTDIALNLEGTFVEAGERLLTLRHFLSKEEVIGRILKKALHLFCAQERAKYYFVPEIDAKIKAGGEQSVKVREGLEMFIVSRMKRETPLAYSGPEGIIYAVYFQQGDNVDGGQPLIGVCQESQLPLIQDVVSRVQGEWEEQD, encoded by the coding sequence TTGCTGAACGTCAAAGAAATGCTTGAAGAATTGAAAGCCTCGCCCTACGAGGAAATCGAGATACGCGCCCCGCACACAGGCGTGGTCACCTTTGTCGGCCTCAAAGCGGGCGATCGCGTGGTCGGTCCTACCGGCAAATGGGCTGAAAAGCCGGGCACGCTTCTGGCCAACCTGACCCGGGAAAAGAACAAGAAGAACATCTGCGCCACACAAAAGGGCGCGGTGACGGACATCGCCCTCAACCTCGAAGGGACGTTCGTCGAGGCCGGTGAACGCCTGCTCACCCTCCGCCATTTTCTGTCCAAGGAAGAGGTCATCGGCAGGATCCTCAAAAAAGCCCTGCACCTCTTCTGCGCACAAGAACGCGCAAAGTACTATTTCGTTCCCGAAATCGACGCCAAGATCAAGGCCGGGGGCGAGCAAAGCGTCAAGGTGCGCGAGGGGCTGGAAATGTTCATCGTCTCGCGCATGAAGCGCGAAACCCCCCTCGCCTATTCCGGGCCGGAAGGCATCATCTACGCCGTGTATTTCCAACAGGGCGACAACGTGGACGGCGGCCAGCCCCTTATCGGCGTGTGCCAGGAATCCCAGCTCCCCCTCATCCAGGACGTGGTGAGCCGCGTTCAGGGCGAGTGGGAGGAGCAGGACTAG
- a CDS encoding single-stranded DNA-binding protein, which translates to MAGSLNKVILVGHLGQDPKISYTQSGQPVANLRMATSERFKDKSGQWTDRTEWHTVVAWGKDAEFCGNYLGKGALVMIEGRLQTRKWQDKDGQDRYSTEVVANRVQSLGSRAQGEGGGPSGLRPQGGMQPQGGQNAQRGGQQQRNAQPYPDDEDLGPAFPSEASGMDDVPF; encoded by the coding sequence ATGGCTGGCAGCTTGAATAAAGTTATTCTTGTCGGGCACCTGGGTCAGGACCCGAAAATTTCGTACACCCAGTCGGGCCAGCCCGTGGCCAACCTGCGCATGGCCACAAGCGAACGTTTCAAAGACAAGTCCGGCCAGTGGACCGACCGCACCGAATGGCACACCGTGGTGGCCTGGGGCAAGGACGCGGAGTTCTGCGGCAACTACCTGGGCAAGGGCGCCCTTGTCATGATCGAGGGCCGTCTGCAAACCCGCAAATGGCAGGACAAGGACGGCCAGGACCGCTACTCCACCGAGGTCGTGGCCAACCGCGTGCAGTCCCTTGGCAGCAGGGCCCAAGGCGAAGGCGGAGGCCCCAGCGGTCTGCGCCCGCAAGGCGGAATGCAGCCCCAGGGTGGGCAGAACGCCCAGCGCGGCGGCCAGCAGCAGCGCAACGCCCAACCCTATCCCGACGACGAGGATCTCGGTCCGGCCTTCCCCTCCGAAGCCAGCGGCATGGACGACGTGCCGTTCTAG
- the nadC gene encoding carboxylating nicotinate-nucleotide diphosphorylase: protein MSATAALFDDFFKAEAKLFLLAGIRIALSEDGKDLTSEGIFAEDDLATAHIVSKDDAVIAGLPLIPLIMEFAGCEYQHVLNVDEGDRVGPGALVAAIQGPTRHLLRTERVILNYLCHLSGIATLAARYVDALKGCRTTLLDTRKTLPGLRYPEKYAVLVGGAKNHRLNLSEMLMVKDNHIDRAGGVAPAVEKLRAAYGADCPPIEVECRSFDEVDEAVRLKVSRIMLDNMDLDELRQALARVPQGIETEVSGGVTLENIAAIGAIGPDFVSVGRLTHSAPAADLSMRISPL, encoded by the coding sequence ATGTCCGCCACAGCAGCACTGTTTGACGATTTTTTCAAGGCCGAGGCCAAACTGTTTCTTCTGGCCGGCATCCGCATCGCCCTTTCCGAAGACGGCAAAGATCTGACCAGCGAAGGGATCTTCGCAGAGGACGACCTCGCCACCGCGCACATCGTGTCCAAGGACGACGCCGTCATCGCCGGACTGCCCCTTATCCCGCTCATCATGGAGTTCGCAGGCTGCGAATACCAGCACGTGCTGAACGTCGACGAAGGCGACCGGGTCGGGCCTGGCGCACTCGTGGCCGCCATCCAGGGGCCGACGCGGCACCTGCTGCGCACCGAGCGCGTGATCCTGAACTACCTCTGCCACCTGTCCGGAATCGCAACACTTGCGGCCCGCTATGTGGATGCGTTGAAGGGCTGCCGCACCACGCTGCTCGACACGCGCAAGACATTGCCAGGATTGCGCTATCCAGAAAAATACGCCGTTCTGGTGGGTGGGGCCAAGAACCACCGTCTCAACCTGTCCGAGATGCTCATGGTCAAGGACAACCACATCGACCGCGCGGGCGGCGTCGCCCCGGCAGTGGAAAAGCTGCGCGCCGCCTACGGTGCGGACTGCCCGCCCATTGAGGTGGAGTGCCGCAGTTTCGACGAGGTGGACGAAGCCGTCCGGCTCAAGGTCAGCCGCATCATGCTCGACAACATGGACCTGGACGAGCTGAGACAGGCGCTGGCCCGCGTGCCCCAAGGCATCGAGACCGAGGTCAGCGGCGGCGTGACCCTGGAGAACATCGCCGCCATCGGGGCCATCGGCCCGGATTTCGTCTCCGTTGGGCGCCTCACCCACTCCGCACCTGCCGCGGACCTAAGTATGCGCATCAGCCCCCTGTAG
- the nadA gene encoding quinolinate synthase NadA, with protein MQTPMTTASERIEAVRTRLGKRLAILGHHYQADAVIRHVDFQGDSLELSRKVDGLAAEHIVFCGVYFMAESAVALARPGQKVHIPDASATCPMAEMAPAQHLADVLDGLRAQGRLVIPLAYVNSSAEVKAICGLYGGSVCTSANARTMLEWALTQGDAVLFLPDKNLGANTANQLGIAKDERLAVDIRSGHQPADPQKAARARLLLWPGCCAIHHMLHTRHVDAMRAAMPGVRVVVHPECSPAVVRAADSAGSTSHIIRYCEQAKPGSAIAVGTEDNLVLRLAGLHKAQGKTIVPLKPGTLCSNMAKITEERLAELLERLETAVPLALPDDVAKQSRVALTRMLDICS; from the coding sequence ATGCAAACGCCAATGACCACAGCATCCGAACGCATTGAGGCCGTCCGCACACGGCTGGGCAAGCGTCTTGCCATCCTAGGCCACCACTACCAGGCCGATGCGGTCATCCGTCATGTGGACTTCCAGGGCGACAGCCTGGAGCTCTCCCGCAAGGTGGACGGCCTGGCCGCAGAGCACATCGTGTTCTGCGGTGTGTATTTCATGGCCGAAAGCGCCGTGGCCCTTGCCCGACCAGGCCAAAAGGTGCACATCCCCGATGCCAGCGCCACCTGTCCCATGGCGGAAATGGCCCCGGCCCAACACCTTGCCGACGTGCTGGACGGGCTGCGCGCCCAAGGCCGCCTTGTCATCCCACTGGCCTACGTGAACTCCAGCGCCGAGGTGAAGGCCATCTGCGGCCTGTACGGCGGCAGCGTGTGCACCAGCGCAAACGCGCGCACCATGCTTGAATGGGCGCTTACCCAGGGCGACGCCGTGCTGTTTTTGCCGGATAAGAACCTGGGGGCCAACACGGCGAATCAGTTGGGCATTGCGAAGGACGAACGCCTTGCGGTGGACATCCGCTCAGGGCACCAGCCCGCGGATCCCCAAAAGGCGGCTCGCGCCCGGCTGCTGCTCTGGCCCGGCTGCTGCGCCATCCACCACATGCTGCACACCCGGCATGTGGACGCGATGCGCGCGGCCATGCCCGGCGTGCGCGTGGTGGTGCATCCCGAATGCTCCCCGGCCGTGGTCCGCGCAGCGGACAGCGCAGGCTCCACCTCGCACATCATCCGCTACTGCGAGCAGGCCAAGCCCGGCAGCGCCATCGCCGTGGGCACTGAGGACAACCTGGTGCTGCGGCTGGCCGGGCTGCACAAGGCCCAGGGCAAGACCATCGTCCCGCTCAAACCCGGCACCCTCTGTTCCAATATGGCCAAGATCACCGAGGAACGCCTGGCGGAACTGCTGGAACGCCTGGAGACCGCCGTCCCCCTCGCCTTGCCGGACGACGTGGCCAAGCAGTCTCGCGTGGCGCTCACCAGGATGCTCGACATCTGCTCCTGA
- the nadB gene encoding L-aspartate oxidase, translated as MNDYRLKTDVLVIGSGIAGSIAALNLAESGADVTLITAGDDLFSGNTRLAQGGIVFHSGDDDPGILERDILNAGWKQNYLRAVRYLCHKGPKVLQKTLIDAYHVPFAHRDSDSWYFTREGGHSVARILYAKDHTGLTIMERLTQAVSENPNILVLTRRTAIDLLTTHHHATHLDFKYNLSNQCVGAYVFNETLGQVEIILSSFTVLATGGAGRIFLHSTNSKEAIGSGLSMAHRAGAKLHNLEYVQFHPTAYYQGAKRFDRRFLISEAVRGEGARLVNASGEAFMARYDQRADLAPRDIVTRAIMAELLRTGDDCVYLDTTSGMREDVSERFPTIFEKCLSQGHDMRYTPIPVVPAAHYFCGGILVDTRGRTTLERLYAAGECTCTGVHGANRLASTSLLEGMLWGYSAAQEITKRLGAKWRLTRKLMDAIPDWQNPGDIHNEDPALIAQDWATIRNTMWNYVGIIRSTARLRRAFEDLRTLSKNMHDFYRQTPISKPIIDLFHGCQTAYVVTQAAMRNKTSQGCHYRVD; from the coding sequence ATGAACGACTACCGCCTCAAGACCGACGTGCTCGTCATCGGGTCCGGCATCGCCGGGTCCATCGCCGCGCTCAACCTGGCCGAATCCGGGGCTGACGTGACGCTCATCACAGCGGGCGACGATTTGTTCTCCGGCAACACACGGTTGGCGCAGGGCGGCATCGTGTTCCACTCCGGCGACGACGACCCCGGCATCCTCGAACGTGACATCCTGAACGCTGGCTGGAAGCAGAACTATCTGCGCGCCGTGCGCTACCTGTGCCACAAGGGTCCGAAAGTCCTTCAAAAAACCCTTATCGACGCCTACCATGTCCCCTTCGCCCACCGCGATTCGGACTCCTGGTACTTCACCCGCGAGGGCGGGCACAGCGTGGCGCGCATCCTTTACGCCAAGGACCACACCGGCCTCACCATCATGGAGCGCCTCACCCAGGCAGTGAGCGAAAACCCGAACATCCTCGTGCTCACCCGCCGCACGGCCATCGACCTCTTGACCACGCACCACCACGCCACCCATCTGGACTTCAAGTACAACCTCTCCAACCAGTGCGTGGGCGCCTACGTGTTCAACGAGACCCTGGGCCAAGTGGAGATCATTCTGTCGAGCTTCACCGTGCTGGCCACGGGCGGGGCCGGGCGCATCTTCCTCCACAGCACCAACTCCAAAGAAGCCATCGGCTCCGGACTGTCCATGGCGCACCGCGCCGGAGCGAAGCTGCACAACCTCGAATACGTGCAGTTCCACCCCACGGCGTACTACCAGGGCGCCAAGCGCTTCGACAGGCGCTTCCTCATCTCCGAGGCCGTGCGCGGCGAGGGGGCGCGTCTGGTGAACGCCTCTGGCGAGGCTTTTATGGCGCGCTACGACCAACGCGCCGACCTGGCACCGCGCGACATCGTGACCCGCGCCATCATGGCCGAACTGTTGCGCACCGGCGACGACTGCGTGTACCTCGACACCACCAGCGGAATGCGCGAGGACGTATCCGAACGCTTCCCGACCATTTTCGAAAAATGCCTGTCGCAAGGCCACGACATGCGGTACACGCCCATCCCCGTAGTGCCCGCGGCGCACTACTTCTGCGGCGGCATTCTGGTGGACACCCGCGGCCGCACCACCCTGGAGCGCCTGTACGCCGCAGGGGAATGCACCTGCACCGGCGTGCACGGGGCCAACCGGCTCGCCAGCACCTCGCTGCTTGAGGGAATGCTGTGGGGCTACAGCGCCGCGCAGGAGATCACCAAACGCCTAGGCGCTAAGTGGCGGCTCACCAGAAAGCTCATGGACGCCATACCGGACTGGCAGAACCCCGGCGACATCCACAACGAGGATCCGGCGCTCATCGCGCAGGACTGGGCCACCATCCGCAACACCATGTGGAACTACGTGGGCATCATCCGCTCCACCGCGCGCCTGCGCCGCGCCTTCGAAGACCTGCGCACGCTCTCCAAGAACATGCACGACTTCTACCGCCAGACGCCCATCAGCAAGCCCATCATCGACCTGTTCCACGGCTGCCAGACGGCCTACGTTGTCACCCAGGCGGCCATGAGGAACAAGACGAGTCAGGGGTGCCATTACCGGGTGGATTAG
- the rpsT gene encoding 30S ribosomal protein S20, translating into MANHTSALKRHRQSLKRQARNKAVKTRIKNVVKAVRQALAEKSAEKATAALVTASSVLDKAASKKVIHWKKAGRCIARLQGAINKLSA; encoded by the coding sequence TTGGCCAATCATACTTCCGCCTTGAAGAGACATCGTCAGAGCCTTAAGCGCCAGGCCCGTAACAAGGCCGTCAAGACCCGCATCAAAAATGTGGTGAAGGCCGTGCGTCAGGCCCTGGCCGAGAAGAGCGCGGAGAAGGCCACCGCGGCGCTCGTCACCGCCAGCTCCGTGCTGGACAAGGCCGCGTCCAAGAAGGTCATCCACTGGAAGAAGGCCGGCCGTTGCATCGCCCGTCTGCAGGGCGCCATCAACAAGCTCTCCGCCTAA
- the glyS gene encoding glycine--tRNA ligase subunit beta codes for MSEFILEIGTEEMPARFVPRLGEELVELFERLLAEARIDHGGVRAFATPRRLVAHVSALSLVQRQEEEVISGPPVRIAYADGKLTKAGEGFAKTQGVAEADLFVQQTPKGEYLAARKKVGGGKTLDILPGLCLNAFKSLSFPKRMKWGSLDFLFGRPLRWVLALLDADVVPIEIAGLTSGRVTHGHRVLGPGPWTLESAADYFDTIRDHAKVVLDARERLELVKSEGDRLAASLGGSVVWDQGLLLEVANLVEYPRPILGEFARLYLELPAQVLLTSMQSHQKSFGIVSSQAGADGNLLPFFLTTLNIEPTDMAVVKKGWERVLKARLEDARFFWEADLEAKLDHWLTKLDSVVFLGPLGSMGDKSRRLEKLCRTLGEACGVDAEAMARAGRLAKADLMSEMVYEFDSLQGVMGGIYARKKGESEIVAQAVAEQYLPAGPDSPVPSTLPGALLAMADKLDTLAGCFGLGNIPTGAADPYGLRRAVLGVSRIVMEHGLNLKLDDLLAWAQAGYENVKWKLAPADAHAKMLEFFGQRLRALFASGEGDSRVADAALGAGFTDIKTLKLRFDALSAFSRSAEYEQAVLTFKRADNIIRKQGAEAGVALSATVDQALLEAPEEKELARALAETAPRFEELWNAGDFAGVLSQLLELRPVVDGFFDNVMVMAEDAALRQNRLNMLFTLVDRMKAVADFGALQV; via the coding sequence ATGTCCGAATTCATTCTTGAGATTGGCACCGAGGAGATGCCCGCGCGTTTTGTTCCGCGCCTGGGCGAGGAACTCGTGGAATTGTTTGAGCGCCTGCTGGCCGAGGCGCGGATAGACCATGGCGGCGTACGCGCCTTTGCAACGCCACGGCGGCTTGTGGCGCACGTGTCCGCTTTGTCCTTGGTCCAGCGTCAGGAAGAGGAGGTCATTTCCGGGCCGCCCGTCCGGATTGCCTACGCGGACGGCAAGCTGACCAAGGCGGGCGAGGGCTTTGCCAAGACCCAGGGCGTGGCCGAGGCCGATCTTTTCGTGCAGCAGACGCCCAAGGGCGAGTATCTGGCCGCGCGCAAGAAGGTCGGCGGCGGCAAGACGCTGGACATCCTGCCCGGCCTGTGTCTCAACGCCTTCAAGTCCCTGTCCTTTCCCAAGCGCATGAAGTGGGGCAGCCTGGACTTCCTTTTCGGCCGCCCCCTGCGTTGGGTGCTGGCCCTGCTCGACGCCGACGTGGTGCCCATCGAGATAGCGGGCCTGACCTCCGGCCGCGTCACCCACGGCCACCGCGTGCTCGGCCCCGGCCCCTGGACCCTGGAGAGCGCCGCCGACTACTTCGACACTATTCGCGATCACGCCAAGGTGGTTCTGGACGCCCGCGAGCGTCTGGAGCTGGTCAAGAGCGAGGGGGATCGGCTGGCCGCAAGCCTGGGCGGCAGCGTGGTCTGGGACCAGGGCCTGCTCTTGGAAGTCGCCAACCTTGTGGAATATCCGCGCCCCATTTTGGGCGAGTTCGCGCGGTTGTACCTGGAACTGCCCGCGCAGGTGTTGCTCACGTCCATGCAGAGCCATCAAAAGAGTTTCGGCATCGTCTCCTCGCAGGCGGGGGCCGACGGCAACCTCTTGCCGTTCTTTCTCACCACACTGAACATCGAGCCCACGGACATGGCCGTGGTCAAGAAGGGCTGGGAGCGCGTCTTGAAGGCCAGGCTGGAGGACGCCCGCTTCTTCTGGGAGGCCGACCTTGAGGCCAAACTCGACCATTGGCTGACCAAGCTCGACAGCGTTGTGTTCCTCGGTCCCCTGGGCAGCATGGGCGACAAGTCCCGCCGCCTGGAGAAGCTCTGCCGCACGCTGGGCGAGGCCTGCGGGGTGGACGCGGAGGCCATGGCGCGTGCCGGTCGGTTGGCCAAGGCCGACCTTATGAGCGAGATGGTGTACGAGTTCGACAGCCTGCAGGGCGTCATGGGCGGCATCTACGCGCGCAAAAAGGGCGAGAGCGAGATCGTGGCCCAGGCCGTGGCCGAGCAGTACCTGCCCGCCGGACCGGATTCGCCTGTCCCCTCCACCTTGCCAGGCGCGCTTTTGGCCATGGCCGACAAGCTGGACACCCTGGCCGGGTGCTTTGGCCTGGGCAACATCCCCACCGGAGCGGCAGACCCTTACGGGCTGCGGCGCGCGGTGCTCGGCGTCAGCCGCATCGTCATGGAGCACGGCCTCAACCTCAAGCTCGATGACTTGCTCGCCTGGGCGCAGGCCGGGTATGAGAACGTGAAGTGGAAGCTGGCCCCGGCGGACGCCCATGCCAAGATGCTGGAATTCTTCGGCCAGCGCCTGCGCGCGCTGTTCGCCAGCGGCGAGGGCGACAGCCGCGTGGCCGACGCCGCCCTTGGCGCGGGCTTCACCGACATCAAGACCCTCAAACTGCGCTTCGACGCGCTTTCCGCCTTCAGCCGCAGCGCGGAGTACGAGCAGGCCGTGCTCACCTTCAAGCGCGCGGACAACATCATTCGCAAGCAGGGGGCCGAGGCGGGCGTGGCGCTCTCCGCCACGGTGGACCAGGCCCTGCTGGAGGCCCCGGAGGAAAAGGAGCTTGCCCGCGCCCTGGCCGAGACAGCGCCCCGCTTCGAGGAACTGTGGAACGCCGGGGACTTCGCGGGCGTGCTGTCGCAGCTGCTGGAACTGCGGCCCGTGGTGGACGGTTTTTTCGACAACGTGATGGTGATGGCCGAGGATGCGGCCCTGCGCCAAAACCGTTTGAACATGCTGTTCACGCTTGTGGATAGGATGAAGGCCGTGGCCGACTTCGGCGCGCTGCAAGTGTAG